One part of the Mariniblastus fucicola genome encodes these proteins:
- a CDS encoding FkbM family methyltransferase — protein sequence MRRILKKLLLTVFGRAIYEKIQYRYWLKKITSIKNHEPALRLSRRMFQSGDVVLDVGAHFGRYTVPLAQIVGPDGKVFAFEPVDSAYKLLTRIVSQSQLSNVELFNCAMGDGDTAQKMVIPLKDGVEVQSRAALSVGEQSAIDLENNSVQDVECETVDAFVNRAKLTKLSFLKCDVEGAEYLVMKGGQNTLQRFAPVVLLEIESRHTSKFGYTPVEMVQYMKSLGYRVYVVAEGKLSEVSEPSSDCNNYFFVPDGWECSVSDIFL from the coding sequence ATGCGACGGATACTGAAAAAGCTACTGTTGACTGTATTTGGCAGAGCCATATACGAAAAAATTCAATACCGGTATTGGTTGAAAAAAATCACGTCAATCAAGAATCACGAGCCGGCGCTACGTTTGTCGCGGCGGATGTTTCAGTCAGGTGATGTGGTCTTGGATGTCGGGGCGCATTTTGGACGCTATACCGTTCCACTCGCCCAGATTGTTGGTCCAGATGGAAAAGTTTTTGCTTTCGAGCCAGTCGATTCCGCTTACAAGCTTTTAACGAGGATTGTGAGCCAGTCCCAGTTGAGCAACGTCGAGTTGTTTAATTGTGCAATGGGTGACGGCGACACCGCTCAAAAAATGGTTATTCCACTAAAAGATGGCGTGGAGGTACAAAGTCGCGCGGCTTTGAGTGTTGGCGAACAATCTGCAATTGATTTGGAAAATAACAGCGTGCAGGATGTCGAATGCGAAACAGTGGATGCATTTGTAAATCGAGCTAAACTTACAAAGCTGAGCTTCCTGAAATGTGATGTTGAGGGGGCTGAGTATCTTGTGATGAAAGGCGGGCAAAATACCCTTCAGAGATTTGCTCCTGTTGTGTTGTTGGAAATCGAATCACGCCATACGAGCAAGTTTGGGTACACTCCGGTAGAAATGGTTCAGTATATGAAGAGTTTGGGCTATCGAGTGTATGTCGTTGCTGAGGGCAAGCTGTCTGAGGTGAGTGAACCGTCATCTGATTGTAACAACTACTTTTTTGTTCCGGATGGTTGGGAATGTTCGGTCAGCGACATCTTTTTGTAA
- a CDS encoding glycosyltransferase family 4 protein: protein MLNKEDLSVPYKIPDKPRLGIFTRPIDQGRSGSGKHADRLLTEFVRINDTFDLFFIHYEKSSHPIYSHGTDVIIPRNPLRASLALRKYNLSIVHYHPLSIMSPIAMLPGKKVATIHGAAEDFIPGHYSLSRRLNSRLIKPAFSRKMDLIFTVSETSRVYLAKKYGVNQNRFRVVYNAVDSRFTELPEVQLGGIREKYTKGRRFVLHISNYSMRKNPLTVLHGFKQLRNSMPDTPLALVIVGNGWDQDRQVREIIQDEGLAGDVILPGYIPTDDVPKLLNLADVFVFPSLYEGFGMPNLEAMACGCPVITSSEFAIPEIVGESAITLVNTKDPKELADSMRSVISDSQLRQSLVSKGLRQAKQYSWKQSAEATLEAYEQLLTSSGK, encoded by the coding sequence ATGTTAAATAAAGAGGACTTAAGTGTGCCATACAAAATTCCGGACAAGCCTCGGCTAGGAATCTTTACACGGCCGATTGACCAAGGACGCAGTGGAAGCGGAAAGCACGCAGACAGGCTGCTGACGGAATTTGTGAGAATAAACGATACGTTCGACCTGTTCTTTATCCATTACGAAAAGTCTTCGCATCCCATCTATTCCCACGGAACGGATGTCATTATTCCGCGAAATCCACTACGTGCGAGCCTGGCTCTAAGAAAGTACAACCTGTCGATTGTGCACTACCACCCACTAAGCATTATGAGTCCTATTGCAATGCTACCTGGCAAAAAGGTGGCTACAATTCATGGGGCAGCGGAAGATTTCATTCCAGGCCATTACAGCCTTTCGCGACGATTGAATTCGAGGCTTATAAAGCCAGCGTTTAGCCGAAAGATGGACTTGATTTTTACTGTTTCCGAAACCAGTCGGGTGTACTTGGCTAAAAAGTATGGCGTTAACCAGAATCGATTTCGCGTCGTATACAATGCTGTGGATTCGCGATTCACTGAGTTGCCTGAAGTTCAATTAGGTGGCATTCGGGAAAAATATACCAAAGGTCGTCGATTCGTTCTTCACATTAGCAACTACTCAATGCGAAAGAATCCATTGACCGTGTTGCACGGGTTCAAGCAATTGCGGAATTCCATGCCAGATACTCCTTTGGCGCTTGTTATCGTGGGAAATGGCTGGGATCAGGATCGCCAAGTTCGCGAAATTATTCAAGATGAAGGGCTGGCGGGCGATGTTATTCTCCCAGGCTATATACCAACTGATGACGTTCCCAAACTGCTAAACCTTGCAGATGTGTTTGTGTTTCCTTCCCTATATGAGGGTTTTGGAATGCCCAATCTTGAAGCGATGGCATGCGGGTGTCCGGTAATCACTTCTTCAGAATTCGCGATTCCTGAAATCGTGGGTGAGTCTGCAATTACACTGGTCAATACAAAAGACCCGAAGGAGCTGGCTGACAGTATGCGAAGCGTGATTTCAGATTCCCAACTGCGACAAAGTCTCGTTTCCAAGGGCCTTAGGCAGGCCAAACAATATTCGTGGAAGCAAAGCGCTGAGGCTACCTTGGAAGCTTACGAGCAACTGCTCACGAGTAGTGGCAAGTGA
- a CDS encoding sulfotransferase family 2 domain-containing protein has translation MIISHKHRFIFVHCRKVAGSSIKVALAPYLGDDDIVIGSIHEILDAGYPLNRAAKTAIFRPVSLLNVAGAILCGKKINEALNIGVKSHYRGRLSQNPPHPTAVEMSKFFEKEWNSYFKFAFVRNPYEQAISDYHWRRKSTGVHISFREYLIELLQGSNAANKLAHANSVSNLDMVAIDNEIVVDRLGRYEDLESDFSEVASYLNLRDASLGKRQKRGMKNVGLASFYGSEELQIAGELFAREMECFDYTVPDELRGTVA, from the coding sequence TTGATTATAAGCCACAAACATAGATTTATCTTCGTTCACTGCAGGAAAGTCGCAGGCAGTTCCATCAAGGTGGCGCTGGCTCCGTATCTCGGTGACGACGATATCGTTATTGGGAGTATTCACGAAATTTTGGATGCAGGATATCCATTGAATCGTGCGGCGAAGACAGCGATATTCCGTCCGGTCTCGCTTCTAAATGTTGCCGGTGCAATTCTTTGTGGAAAAAAAATCAACGAGGCTTTGAATATCGGAGTCAAATCACATTATCGAGGTCGTCTGTCGCAGAACCCGCCTCACCCGACTGCGGTCGAAATGTCAAAGTTCTTTGAAAAAGAATGGAATTCGTATTTCAAATTCGCATTTGTTAGAAATCCGTACGAACAAGCGATTTCAGATTACCATTGGCGCCGTAAATCGACTGGCGTGCACATATCGTTTCGCGAATATCTCATTGAGCTACTCCAAGGTTCAAATGCTGCGAACAAATTGGCCCATGCCAACTCGGTATCGAATCTGGACATGGTTGCGATAGATAATGAAATTGTTGTCGATCGACTTGGCCGATATGAAGATCTGGAGAGCGATTTCTCGGAAGTTGCCTCATATTTAAATCTCCGCGATGCAAGTCTTGGCAAACGTCAGAAACGTGGTATGAAAAACGTTGGGCTTGCGAGCTTTTACGGTTCCGAGGAATTGCAGATTGCAGGAGAGTTGTTTGCTCGCGAAATGGAATGTTTTGATTATACAGTGCCCGACGAGTTGCGCGGTACTGTTGCATGA
- a CDS encoding sulfotransferase family protein: protein MRFCCLGPQRTASSWLQEVLVCHPGICLPNGVKETMFFDDRYSKGLDWYNRHFQHCDKGKICGEIAPTYFHSSLARERLWRLSPDLKIIIMVRNPMERTFSLYRHHHSKGRIRSSFANALRTHPELVETGKYSVHARCWEERFDESQFLYLRQREIQSQPQNVLDQVCDFVGVSRLKMPAIASEKVNSAEAPRNIYAARLLSASATVLRSMALHKLVNFGRSLGLKKVYAGGKPVDRPTAEEMRKLAELFEPDILWLEERLGCSLDSWRNKYLVKEQESDSAQSAYL, encoded by the coding sequence TTGCGGTTTTGTTGTCTCGGACCACAACGGACAGCCTCATCTTGGCTTCAAGAAGTTTTGGTATGCCATCCGGGCATTTGTCTGCCCAATGGAGTTAAGGAAACAATGTTCTTTGATGATCGATACTCCAAAGGCTTGGACTGGTACAATAGGCATTTTCAACATTGTGACAAAGGAAAGATTTGTGGTGAAATAGCACCAACCTACTTCCATTCAAGTCTGGCTCGCGAACGTCTGTGGAGGCTGTCCCCGGATCTCAAGATAATTATTATGGTACGGAACCCAATGGAAAGAACATTTTCGTTGTATCGTCACCATCACTCCAAGGGACGCATTCGGTCTTCATTTGCCAATGCACTGCGTACACATCCTGAATTGGTAGAGACCGGAAAGTACTCAGTCCACGCAAGGTGTTGGGAAGAGCGCTTTGATGAATCGCAATTTTTGTACTTGCGTCAACGGGAGATACAGTCACAGCCACAAAATGTACTGGATCAAGTTTGCGATTTTGTAGGTGTTAGTCGTTTGAAAATGCCAGCGATTGCCTCGGAAAAGGTAAATAGTGCCGAAGCACCTCGGAACATTTATGCTGCGCGTCTCCTTTCTGCATCAGCCACCGTATTGCGATCCATGGCATTGCACAAATTGGTCAATTTCGGCCGCTCGCTCGGGCTTAAGAAGGTTTATGCGGGTGGAAAACCCGTTGATCGCCCGACGGCAGAGGAAATGCGTAAATTGGCTGAGCTGTTTGAGCCTGACATATTATGGTTGGAGGAGAGACTCGGGTGCAGTTTGGATTCGTGGCGCAACAAATATCTCGTCAAGGAACAAGAGTCTGATTCTGCACAATCAGCCTATTTGTAG
- a CDS encoding glycosyltransferase, translating to MVSGDTNVVVVNGSGVALDHFPQCKPKVGEKVIFLLVARILRDKGIPEFYAATKRLKKKWGDRVESQLLGPFDDNPNAMQRSQIEEWDREGIVKYLGVTDDVRPYLREAHVFTLPSFYMEGTPKIILETLSTGRAIITADSRGCRETIDNGRNGYLVAPRDVDSLADAMEQFLEHPELIVEMGAASRAFAESRYDVHKVNAEMIESMGFAKTEAET from the coding sequence ATGGTATCCGGAGATACAAATGTTGTCGTCGTCAATGGATCGGGCGTCGCGCTCGACCACTTTCCGCAGTGTAAGCCCAAAGTCGGTGAAAAAGTCATCTTCCTCTTGGTCGCGAGAATTTTGCGAGACAAAGGGATTCCAGAATTCTATGCTGCGACCAAACGTTTGAAAAAGAAATGGGGCGATCGAGTAGAGAGCCAGCTACTGGGACCGTTCGATGACAATCCCAACGCGATGCAACGTAGTCAAATCGAAGAATGGGACCGGGAAGGAATTGTTAAGTACCTTGGTGTAACTGATGATGTACGGCCGTATTTGCGTGAAGCACACGTGTTCACGTTGCCATCTTTCTACATGGAGGGAACCCCCAAAATCATTCTGGAGACTCTGTCGACGGGACGGGCAATAATTACTGCTGACTCGCGTGGGTGTCGAGAGACAATTGACAACGGGAGAAATGGGTATCTGGTTGCGCCACGTGATGTCGATTCATTGGCTGATGCAATGGAGCAGTTCCTTGAACACCCAGAGTTGATCGTCGAAATGGGGGCAGCCAGTCGAGCGTTCGCGGAGTCGCGATATGATGTCCACAAGGTTAACGCGGAAATGATTGAGAGTATGGGGTTTGCAAAAACAGAGGCAGAAACCTAA
- a CDS encoding NAD-dependent epimerase/dehydratase family protein gives MKVLITGGAGFIGSYFAETLIDMGHDIISLDIAPPSKAVDDVDYQIGDIRNAPRLRSLVDGVDAVLHLAAAHHDFGISESTFESVNVDGTRNLCDAMSDANVKHICFFSTVAVYGNEAVPPISEVSEPRPSSPYGVTKFRAEGVLENWTHQENDRKCLIIRPTVTFGAENYANMFSLIRQIEMKRYVKIGAGKNIKSLSYVENIVDAVIQIWLGDRPTRQQYQVFNYIDKPDLSSEQIADIIYDELGFKPPGLRIPFPLARALALPFDLAILLTGKNFPISGARIRKLAKDQTKYESQSIIDHGVSTKVPLEEGIRKMVRWYMKTGRHRKKSEIRRSIPSKLG, from the coding sequence ATGAAAGTATTGATTACAGGCGGAGCAGGATTTATCGGAAGCTATTTCGCTGAAACGTTAATTGACATGGGGCACGATATCATTTCGTTGGATATCGCGCCGCCGTCGAAAGCGGTCGACGATGTTGACTATCAAATTGGCGACATTCGCAATGCACCACGTTTACGGTCGTTAGTTGACGGTGTCGACGCTGTGCTTCATCTCGCAGCAGCACATCATGATTTCGGCATCAGTGAGTCGACGTTCGAATCGGTCAATGTTGATGGAACTCGAAATCTCTGCGATGCCATGAGTGATGCTAATGTTAAGCATATTTGCTTTTTCAGCACAGTCGCAGTGTACGGCAACGAGGCAGTTCCACCGATTTCGGAGGTATCAGAACCCCGTCCGTCGTCACCTTATGGAGTTACAAAATTTCGGGCGGAAGGAGTCCTCGAAAACTGGACGCATCAGGAAAATGATCGTAAATGCCTTATCATTCGGCCAACAGTTACTTTTGGTGCCGAAAACTACGCGAACATGTTTAGCTTAATACGACAAATCGAAATGAAACGTTACGTCAAAATTGGGGCAGGTAAGAATATTAAAAGCCTCAGCTACGTTGAAAATATCGTTGACGCGGTCATACAGATATGGCTTGGGGATCGCCCTACTCGACAGCAATATCAAGTATTCAACTACATTGACAAACCTGATCTTTCGAGCGAACAAATTGCGGACATTATCTACGATGAACTTGGATTCAAGCCGCCGGGGCTAAGAATTCCATTTCCGCTTGCCAGAGCATTGGCATTGCCCTTTGATCTCGCCATCCTGCTTACGGGTAAGAATTTTCCGATCTCGGGAGCTCGCATTCGAAAACTCGCGAAAGATCAGACAAAGTACGAATCGCAAAGTATTATCGACCACGGTGTCTCGACGAAAGTGCCGTTGGAAGAAGGGATTCGAAAAATGGTTCGCTGGTACATGAAAACTGGGCGACACCGCAAAAAATCAGAGATACGGCGTTCAATACCATCCAAGTTAGGTTGA
- the wecB gene encoding non-hydrolyzing UDP-N-acetylglucosamine 2-epimerase, with the protein MARVAVFMGTRPEGIKMAPVVKAIEAAEGLEPIVVSTGQHKEMLQQVVDLFEINVDHDLEVMQPNQTLPSLTARLITRIDELLEKTQPDMALVQGDTTTVFTAALCCFYRGIPVGHVEAGLRTGNMRSPFPEEANRKLACPLVSLHFPPTENSKNNLILEHIDSSIIHVTGNTVIDALHLEIARQESADNVPIKAKLIEAIGEDFTQKPYVLVTGHRRENFGGGFEEICTALSTLAKAHPEYLFIYPVHLNPRVQKPVYDTLGQFENIKLIPPQPYSEFVMLINNSRIVLTDSGGVQEEAPSLGKPVLVMRDTTERPEGVDAGTVKLVGAVAENIIRSVSELIKDHAKYELMAHAKNPYGDGKAAMRIAETVKSFLRE; encoded by the coding sequence ATGGCCAGAGTAGCTGTATTTATGGGCACTCGGCCCGAAGGTATCAAGATGGCGCCGGTTGTGAAAGCGATCGAGGCGGCTGAGGGTCTTGAACCGATCGTTGTTTCAACCGGACAGCATAAGGAAATGCTGCAGCAAGTTGTTGATCTGTTTGAAATCAATGTCGATCACGACCTGGAAGTCATGCAGCCAAACCAGACGCTGCCTTCGTTGACCGCTCGGCTGATCACGCGGATCGATGAACTGTTGGAGAAAACGCAGCCAGACATGGCACTGGTTCAGGGTGATACGACGACCGTCTTTACCGCTGCACTGTGCTGTTTCTATCGCGGCATCCCGGTCGGTCATGTTGAGGCGGGATTGCGAACGGGCAATATGCGTTCGCCGTTTCCCGAAGAGGCAAACCGAAAACTTGCGTGTCCGTTGGTGAGCCTGCATTTTCCGCCGACTGAAAATAGCAAGAACAATCTGATTCTTGAACACATTGATTCATCAATAATTCATGTCACGGGCAACACTGTGATCGATGCTTTACATCTCGAAATTGCGCGACAGGAGTCTGCAGATAATGTGCCGATTAAAGCAAAACTGATCGAAGCGATTGGAGAGGACTTCACGCAAAAGCCTTACGTTCTGGTTACGGGACACCGACGCGAAAACTTTGGTGGTGGATTCGAAGAGATTTGCACGGCCCTTTCGACGCTGGCAAAGGCTCATCCCGAGTACCTATTCATCTATCCGGTGCATCTGAACCCGAGAGTTCAAAAACCGGTCTACGATACGCTTGGCCAGTTCGAAAACATTAAACTGATTCCGCCGCAACCGTATTCCGAGTTCGTGATGCTGATCAACAACAGTCGAATCGTGTTGACCGATTCCGGCGGCGTTCAGGAGGAGGCTCCTTCGCTTGGCAAGCCGGTTTTGGTCATGCGGGACACGACCGAGCGTCCTGAAGGCGTCGATGCCGGAACCGTCAAGCTCGTTGGAGCAGTTGCTGAAAATATTATCAGAAGTGTCAGCGAACTGATTAAAGACCACGCCAAGTACGAGTTAATGGCACATGCCAAGAATCCGTACGGTGACGGAAAGGCTGCGATGCGGATCGCCGAGACAGTGAAGTCGTTTCTGCGGGAGTGA
- a CDS encoding transposase, which yields MSSNGKRTRRIFSEEFKRDAVNLIVSEGYSFRAAAEAVNVNENSLRNWHRKYAPEPEPCGPEASLQQVLEENKRLRKQLKRAELEREILKKATAYFAKESQ from the coding sequence ATGTCAAGCAATGGAAAACGCACACGCCGGATTTTTTCAGAAGAGTTCAAGCGTGATGCGGTCAATCTGATCGTCAGTGAGGGCTACTCGTTTCGAGCCGCCGCTGAAGCCGTCAATGTCAACGAGAACAGCCTTCGCAACTGGCATAGAAAGTATGCTCCGGAGCCTGAACCTTGCGGTCCCGAGGCATCGCTGCAACAGGTTCTTGAAGAGAACAAACGCCTTCGCAAGCAGCTGAAGCGTGCGGAACTGGAACGTGAAATCCTAAAAAAGGCGACGGCGTACTTCGCGAAGGAGTCGCAGTGA
- a CDS encoding IS3 family transposase translates to MKYAWIKQHRDQYSITLMCEIFGVSKSGYYDSIDRPESKRAVRSRAIRESVKQVYEESGQIYGSYKIAEELANDAQLETACRNTVATAMREMGLKSCVSRQFKPTTTKSDPDKKPAENLLSQEFDAEAPNRKWVADITYLPTVGGWVYLAVVLDLFSRKVVGWQMSDRLTTPIVTEALRKAIESRRPESGTLLHHSDRGCQYTSDAFQGILRTLNIQCSMSRTGCCYDNAVMERFFWSLKHEWTKHRRYGNLEEARISVFKYIEAFYNSKRIHQTLGYQTPEEFERNYRAALAA, encoded by the coding sequence GTGAAGTACGCGTGGATCAAACAACATCGCGACCAGTATTCCATCACGCTGATGTGTGAAATCTTCGGTGTCAGCAAGAGCGGCTACTACGATTCGATTGATCGGCCCGAGAGTAAACGTGCGGTTCGTTCTCGCGCGATTCGCGAATCTGTGAAACAGGTCTACGAAGAATCAGGGCAGATCTACGGCAGCTACAAGATCGCTGAGGAACTTGCTAACGACGCTCAACTGGAAACGGCTTGTCGCAACACGGTAGCGACAGCCATGCGAGAAATGGGGCTTAAAAGCTGTGTTTCGCGACAGTTCAAACCAACGACGACCAAGTCAGACCCTGACAAAAAGCCTGCTGAGAATCTTCTCTCCCAGGAGTTTGATGCCGAGGCTCCGAATCGCAAGTGGGTGGCAGACATCACTTACTTGCCGACGGTCGGTGGTTGGGTTTACCTCGCAGTAGTGCTGGACCTGTTCAGCCGCAAAGTTGTCGGTTGGCAGATGAGCGATCGATTGACGACACCGATCGTTACCGAAGCCTTGAGGAAAGCGATTGAATCTAGACGGCCAGAGTCCGGAACGCTGCTTCATCACAGCGACCGAGGCTGTCAGTACACCAGCGACGCGTTTCAGGGAATTCTTCGCACGCTGAACATTCAGTGCTCGATGAGCCGAACAGGATGCTGTTACGACAATGCCGTCATGGAGCGCTTCTTCTGGTCGCTGAAGCACGAATGGACGAAGCATCGTCGCTACGGAAACCTTGAAGAGGCTCGCATCAGCGTCTTCAAATACATCGAGGCGTTTTACAACTCGAAGAGAATTCATCAAACTCTGGGATACCAGACGCCCGAAGAATTCGAAAGAAACTATCGTGCAGCTTTAGCTGCTTAA
- a CDS encoding transcription termination/antitermination NusG family protein has translation MPILKKEDDLFPVDLFENEALLSDESKTWWCVYTMSRREKELMRRLVKLEVPHYGPVIPKRYRSPNGRLRTSWIPLFPNYIFMLGDESSRLAALTTNCISKCNKVEESEELVETLKKIKSIIDTGVPLTPEGRLEPGNQVRVKSGVFAGYEGTVIRREGKTRFSLTVQYLNQGVSVEMDEGLLEVI, from the coding sequence ATGCCTATTCTCAAAAAGGAAGACGACCTCTTTCCTGTCGACTTGTTCGAAAACGAAGCTCTATTGAGTGACGAATCGAAGACATGGTGGTGCGTATACACGATGTCGCGGCGTGAAAAGGAATTGATGCGACGCCTGGTTAAGCTGGAAGTCCCACACTACGGACCAGTGATTCCGAAGCGATATCGGTCACCAAACGGGCGACTGCGCACGTCCTGGATTCCGTTGTTCCCCAACTACATTTTCATGCTTGGCGACGAATCCAGCCGACTTGCGGCGCTGACGACCAATTGCATAAGCAAGTGCAACAAGGTCGAAGAAAGTGAAGAGTTGGTCGAGACGTTGAAGAAGATCAAATCAATCATCGACACCGGAGTTCCGTTGACTCCCGAAGGCCGGCTCGAGCCTGGCAATCAGGTCCGCGTAAAGTCCGGCGTTTTTGCGGGTTATGAAGGAACCGTGATTCGCCGCGAGGGAAAAACACGTTTCTCGCTCACGGTTCAGTATTTGAACCAGGGAGTTTCGGTCGAGATGGACGAGGGGTTGCTGGAGGTGATTTAA
- a CDS encoding gluconokinase, producing the protein MRSQTPQLIVIMGVCGCGKSSVGEALSLRTGISYHDGDDFHSDANRNKMSQGIPLTDEDRQPWLESIVAFAQQQCEQGRSLVVACSALKKAYRDTLRTLDAPVKFVHLTGSKATIASRLADRKGHYMPETMLQSQLDTIESPTGENGAVEVSIEQTVDQIVSQAMELLDLTTEG; encoded by the coding sequence ATGCGTAGCCAAACACCACAACTAATTGTCATCATGGGAGTTTGCGGTTGCGGAAAGTCTTCTGTTGGCGAGGCGCTTTCGCTGCGAACCGGAATTTCGTATCACGACGGCGACGATTTTCATTCCGACGCAAATCGCAATAAAATGTCTCAGGGCATTCCGTTGACCGACGAGGACCGTCAGCCGTGGCTTGAATCGATTGTCGCTTTTGCCCAGCAACAATGCGAACAGGGACGCTCTTTGGTGGTCGCTTGTTCCGCTTTGAAGAAAGCCTATCGCGACACATTGCGAACGCTGGACGCTCCTGTAAAGTTCGTCCATCTGACAGGTTCAAAGGCAACGATCGCCTCGAGATTGGCGGATCGGAAAGGCCACTACATGCCAGAGACGATGTTGCAGAGTCAGCTCGACACCATCGAGTCACCGACTGGAGAAAACGGAGCTGTAGAGGTCTCCATCGAGCAAACGGTGGACCAGATCGTGAGTCAGGCAATGGAACTGCTGGACCTGACGACGGAAGGCTAG
- a CDS encoding DUF3859 domain-containing protein, whose product MRKRKPGKQKTPEVRIKTWGIYSQWDRDSKELPQILERTTRVEAVIDIEFGMVVNIVGAKNMPMDFCIDHPGIRDEEGKVRRPFDGTVYVKTNDWDFYLGDTIWEPIEDKLGDWRMTLELDGELIADKTFELVRAESQPDKA is encoded by the coding sequence GTGCGGAAACGAAAACCGGGAAAGCAGAAAACGCCAGAAGTTCGCATCAAGACCTGGGGCATTTACTCGCAGTGGGATCGGGACTCGAAGGAGCTTCCTCAAATTCTTGAGCGGACGACTCGTGTGGAGGCGGTGATCGACATCGAGTTCGGGATGGTGGTGAATATTGTCGGCGCGAAGAACATGCCGATGGATTTCTGCATCGACCACCCAGGAATTCGGGACGAGGAAGGAAAAGTTCGCCGGCCATTTGATGGCACTGTTTACGTCAAAACTAATGACTGGGATTTCTATCTGGGTGACACGATCTGGGAGCCGATCGAAGACAAGCTTGGTGATTGGCGGATGACGCTAGAGCTTGATGGCGAGTTGATCGCGGATAAGACGTTTGAACTCGTGCGTGCCGAGAGTCAGCCAGATAAGGCGTAG